The Arvicola amphibius chromosome 5, mArvAmp1.2, whole genome shotgun sequence genome contains the following window.
agcgtgCACCAGCCCTGGAGTCAACCCCTCGCACCCCATAAAACTGGGCATAGCAGAACGTGCCCGTGATCGATcttgatcccagtacttgagaggcagaagctggagaaTTTAAAGTCAAAGCCAGTGTGGGTTACAGAggactctatttaaaaaaaaaaaaaaaggcttggaaACCCTGATGAAGCCTCAAGCCTCctatctcttttcctctttccctggcACCTGGCAAAGCTTTGCCCAAACTACCTGGAAGGAACCACGGGAAAGAGCTGGGAGGCTGCCTGCAGAGCTAGCAGGTGTCTTCCTGAGGATCATAGAGAAGCCCCTCCCCTAGACTGTGAGAAAGGCAAAAGTTCTGAAGGGGCGCATGCTCCTAAAGCTGTTCCAGCCCACCCAGCCTCCCTAGAAGACCGCACCACTCACCCCTGCCACCCCGGGGTTTCCCTTCATTTCAAATATCCCTGCGATTTCTGAACGTGGCAGCAAGAGATCCTGCCAATGCGCGGTTACCTTCGCTGCCTGAGGCAGGcgcacgtggctaacacagacccGGGGAAGCCAAGCTGCCGGTGCAGATCTTGGCAGCTCCCTCATCTGTGTGATTGTCTTTGCATGCTCGGTACTCCTCATCGGTGACACCGAAGTCACGATAATACTCAGAGGAAAGCCAAGGCCTGAAGAAAGATGCGGGGCCTGAGTCCTCATGCGAGAAACCCGTGGTTAAGCTCGGGCCAGATGGTCCTCTCTTATCCTTCCAATGTTCTTGCGGTCCTCAATATCTGAAGAAGGGAGCTGGGACTCTGGAACAGGTGTCCTCAGTTCCCCTTGCTCGTGCACAGAAGGTCACACTAAACCTACCTCCGCGTGGTCAGACTTAGATACAGCACAGCCTTTGAGGCCCCCATTCTAACCTACCTCTCAGAGACCCTGCCCTGCAGACGCCATTCAAACTGCCCACAAATCCACCCTCCTAAAGCAGGGTGGCCTTGAGAAACACACCTGCTATTTAGCCACATAGACCATCCTAGGTTGTTTTCTATCATTTGctttcttaaattaaatttttctttggggaTCGTTTCACACATGCTTGTAAGAGATCATATAAAGGACTCCACTGTACCCTTTCCGTGGCTTCCCTTCCTGGTACACTTTCAAAACCATTTTCAAGGCATCCAATATACTGACCTCTATGGACACAGAACAGTTCCAGCACACAGGATCCACCCTGCCAGTGTTCCTTTATAGccacactccctcccctcccaccagtACCCTGCTACTTGCTGCCGGCACCTCTCACCCATTCCCTGCTTCTGTGAAGTGGCGGTTTCAAGGGTGCTATACAGGAAGCCTGTGTTCGGGGATTGGCTCTGTGCACTCCTTAGGACTCCCTGGAGACGCATCCAAGCTGCCAGAGTGTAGCCGAGTATCAGAGAGCTCTGTTTCACTGCTGAGTGGGGcgcagaggatctgatgctctagAGTATGCCCAGCCGCCCACCTAATGAGGAGTATCCGTGTGGGTTCCGGTTCAGGGCGATCAGCAGACTCACTCTCCGTTTTCACTTGGTTTTACTCTGGGGCAAATGTGCCACTGCCAGATCAAGTGGTCGTTGGGTAGCTAACTCTTTAAAAATACTCGCAGTGCTTTGCAGACGGGGTGGACCATTCTGCCTTCCTTAGCAGTGTGTGAGTAACCCATTTTCTCCCTAGCCTTATCTGCTTTTGCAGTGGTCgctatttttcattttagcctggagacttgagtttgatccctggaaccacataaaagtagaaagggaaaaccctgtctcgaaaaaccaaaaaaaaaaaaaaaagtagaaagggaGACAACgtaattgtcctctgacctccatgtaaaCTCCGTAGCATGCCCACCGacgcacacaaacacaatcataattttaaatttaaagtgtaTTTAATATGCTTGACCTTCTGCCAAAGCCTGCCTTGGACATTCTCAGAGCACCTACATTTGCCTGTGCTAAGCCAAATCACTGAATGCAAACcaagtttataataaaaataccaaCTATCTCATAGCTTGTTGAATTGCTGTACTGAAAGAGATAAACAGAATGGCTGTACGAGTGCCCTTTGCATTACTGTAAAATCAAAAGTCCCTATATCAGATCATCGTCAGTCAGGGGCCATCCATACTGTCAAGAAGCCTTGGCCAACGTCTCCTGCAGGCTTTAAAGGGCTGTGAGGTTAACTGACAGACATGAGAAGGTAATCAACAAAGTGCTTGCATCCATATTGACATTAAATACCTGCTTACAAGAGAAACggttcacatatacatatgagaTGCTAGGGAAAGAATTGCTGAATGCAAATGAAAGAAACTCCATCAGGCATAGTAAAGCCAGCAGCAAACTCGGGGGGCAAACCATATATTGCCACTGTGCCCCTGTTCACTCACCAAAAATGGACCACCAAGTTGAGTTGAGGCTTCTGGTAGCTTCTGTAAAATACAGAATGCTTCACCAGCGAGGGCCTTGTGAGCATCCCTCAGCAGAAACACCAAGCAGTCCCATGTGAGAGCAGAATGCCACCATGCAGAGGTTTCCACCCTTACATTCGTGATGTCCATCATCCCAGCATTCTCCAAGTCCATATTAACAAAGCAGAATTCTGCGAATCACGCCCACAGAGGTTTCAGCGGCTTTTCCTAAGCAGGTGATGTGCACCCCCTGGTAAGATGCTAACTACAAGGGTCTTAAGGTGCAGGAACCCCAGCCTGAGCTGGGTTGTGACTTACAGGTAAGGCTTGGTCCAGGACCATGGGTCCTCAACCGGCCGTGCTCATTAACTGATCTCCCTTTCTGTGTGTCCCTGCAGGGCTCTGGCTGAGAACATGGCCAATGACATTGATGAACTTATCGGCATCCCCTTCCCCAACCACAGCAGTGAGGTGCTGTGCAGTCTCAACGAGCAGCGGCATGCAGGGCTGCTGTGCGACGTGCTGCTGGTGGTTCAGGAGCAGGAGTACCGAACGCACCGCTCGGTGTTGGCTGCGTGCAGCAAGTACTTCAAGAAGCTCTTCACGGCCGGTagcctggccagccagccctaTGTCTATGAGATTGACTTTGTCCAGCCGGAGGCGCTGGCCGCCATCCTGGAGTTTGCCTACACCTCCACACTCACCATCACCGCCTCCAATGTCAAGCACATCCTCAATGCTGCCAGGATGCTGGAGATCCAGTGCATCGTGAATGTGTGCCTGGAGATCATGGAGCCTGGCGGCAACGGTGgtgaggaggacaaggaggaggaggacgatgATGAAGATGACGAcgaggaagaggatgaagaggaggaggaagaggaagaagaggaggaggaggaggaggatgacaCAGAGGACTTTGCTGACCAGGAAAACTTGCCTGACCCCCAGGACATAAACTGCCCCCAAAGCCCCTCCAAGGCAGACCATCTCACAGAGAAGGACTATTCAGACACACCCAGGGACTTCCCCGACTCCTTCCAGCCTGGCAGCCCTGGCCATCTGGGAGTGATACGGGACTTCTCCATTGAATCTCTACTGAGGGAGAACTTGTACCCCAAAACCAACATCCCTGACAGAAGACCTTCCTTATCTCCGTTTGCCCCAGAATTCTTCCCACACCTCTGGCCAGGGGACTTTGGTGCCTTTGCTCAGCTGCCCGAGCAGCCCATGGACAGTGGGCCACTGGATCTGGTCATCAAGAACCGCAAAatcaaggaggaggagaaggaggagctaggcccgcccccgccccctcccttCCCTAGCGACTTCTTCAAGGACGTGTTTCCTGACCTGCCGGGCGGGCCCCTGGGCCCGGTCAAGGCAGAGAATGACTATGGTGCCTATCTCAACTTCCTGAGTGCCACCCACCTGGGGAGCCTCTTCCCACCCTGGCCCCTGGTGGAGGAGCGCAAGCTGAAGCCCAAGGCCTCTCAGCAGTGCCCCATCTGCCACAAGGTCATCATGGGGGCCGGGAAGCTGCCCCGGCACATGAGGACCCACACCGGGGAGAAGCCGTACATGTGCAGCATCTGCGAGGTCCGCTTCACCAGGTGCGCAGCCGCAGGAGACAGCGGGCAGCAGGGGGCGTGGGGCCAGACTCCGTGGGGGGAGGGTAGAGAGGAGTG
Protein-coding sequences here:
- the Zbtb7c gene encoding zinc finger and BTB domain-containing protein 7C, with amino-acid sequence MANDIDELIGIPFPNHSSEVLCSLNEQRHAGLLCDVLLVVQEQEYRTHRSVLAACSKYFKKLFTAGSLASQPYVYEIDFVQPEALAAILEFAYTSTLTITASNVKHILNAARMLEIQCIVNVCLEIMEPGGNGGEEDKEEEDDDEDDDEEEDEEEEEEEEEEEEEEDDTEDFADQENLPDPQDINCPQSPSKADHLTEKDYSDTPRDFPDSFQPGSPGHLGVIRDFSIESLLRENLYPKTNIPDRRPSLSPFAPEFFPHLWPGDFGAFAQLPEQPMDSGPLDLVIKNRKIKEEEKEELGPPPPPPFPSDFFKDVFPDLPGGPLGPVKAENDYGAYLNFLSATHLGSLFPPWPLVEERKLKPKASQQCPICHKVIMGAGKLPRHMRTHTGEKPYMCSICEVRFTRQDKLKIHMRKHTGERPYLCIHCNAKFVHNYDLKNHMRIHTGVRPYQCEFCYKSFTRSDHLHRHIKRQSCRMARPRRGRKPAAWRAASLLFGPGGPTPDKAAFVMPPTLGDVGGHLGGAAVCLPGPSPAKHFLAAPKGALSLQELEQQFEETQMKLFGRAQLEAERNAGGLLALALAENVAATRPYFPLPDPWATGLASLPGLTGLNHVASMSEANN